From Homalodisca vitripennis isolate AUS2020 chromosome 1, UT_GWSS_2.1, whole genome shotgun sequence, the proteins below share one genomic window:
- the LOC124357399 gene encoding uncharacterized protein LOC124357399 isoform X2, which yields MAYTAFRSDTPEDRRKAEEMIHDFFRDLPVAAVFGRENSFPQPRIYNIAPEDFIVKAIDSAGTIIGFAINKTNLKIYPQVSPDGLEIQEFFQFVKKNSKLDQLPKRTLELRVLWVSKEWRRRGVAKTLVEESMKEAKAAGFEAIRMCCGNEYTARLARRMGWQEQYRLAFQDYPKLSGKNLQLSNAPGHDYIYYYVIDLLTQDI from the exons ATGGCATACACGGCGTTCAGAAGTGACACACCAGAGGATCGCAGAAAAGCAGAAGAAATGATTCACGATTTCTTCAGAGATTTGCCAGTAGCAGCTGTGTTTGGTAGAGAGAACAGTTTCCCCCAGCCCCGTATCTACAACATAGCCCCAGAGGATTTCATAGTGAAAGCGATTGATTCTGCGGGAACGATCATAGGATTTGCCATAAACAAAACCAACCTCAAAATATATCCGCAAGTTTCACCAGACGGATTGGAG atacaAGAATTTTTTCAATTTGTCAAAAAGAACTCTAAACTGGATCAACTTCCAAAACGGACGTTGGAGCTGCGTGTGTTGTGGGTATCTAAGGAGTGGAGACGACGTGGAGTAGCTAAGACGTTGGTAGAGGAAAGCATGAAGGAAGCCAAGGCCGCTGGGTTCGAGGCTATAAGGATGTGCTGTGGGAATGAGTATACTGCGAGGCTAGCTAGAAGGATGGGATGGCAGGAACAATATCGGCTAGCGTTCCAGGATTATCCTAAACTCTCTGGAAAGAATCTACAGTTGAGCAACGCCCCAGGACATGATTACATTTACTACTATGTTATAGACCTTCTGACCCAAGATATTTGA
- the LOC124357399 gene encoding uncharacterized protein LOC124357399 isoform X1, protein MIMAYTAFRSDTPEDRRKAEEMIHDFFRDLPVAAVFGRENSFPQPRIYNIAPEDFIVKAIDSAGTIIGFAINKTNLKIYPQVSPDGLEIQEFFQFVKKNSKLDQLPKRTLELRVLWVSKEWRRRGVAKTLVEESMKEAKAAGFEAIRMCCGNEYTARLARRMGWQEQYRLAFQDYPKLSGKNLQLSNAPGHDYIYYYVIDLLTQDI, encoded by the exons ATAATGGCATACACGGCGTTCAGAAGTGACACACCAGAGGATCGCAGAAAAGCAGAAGAAATGATTCACGATTTCTTCAGAGATTTGCCAGTAGCAGCTGTGTTTGGTAGAGAGAACAGTTTCCCCCAGCCCCGTATCTACAACATAGCCCCAGAGGATTTCATAGTGAAAGCGATTGATTCTGCGGGAACGATCATAGGATTTGCCATAAACAAAACCAACCTCAAAATATATCCGCAAGTTTCACCAGACGGATTGGAG atacaAGAATTTTTTCAATTTGTCAAAAAGAACTCTAAACTGGATCAACTTCCAAAACGGACGTTGGAGCTGCGTGTGTTGTGGGTATCTAAGGAGTGGAGACGACGTGGAGTAGCTAAGACGTTGGTAGAGGAAAGCATGAAGGAAGCCAAGGCCGCTGGGTTCGAGGCTATAAGGATGTGCTGTGGGAATGAGTATACTGCGAGGCTAGCTAGAAGGATGGGATGGCAGGAACAATATCGGCTAGCGTTCCAGGATTATCCTAAACTCTCTGGAAAGAATCTACAGTTGAGCAACGCCCCAGGACATGATTACATTTACTACTATGTTATAGACCTTCTGACCCAAGATATTTGA